The following are encoded together in the Oncorhynchus gorbuscha isolate QuinsamMale2020 ecotype Even-year linkage group LG03, OgorEven_v1.0, whole genome shotgun sequence genome:
- the LOC124032413 gene encoding rho-related GTP-binding protein RhoA-A-like → MAAIRKKLVIVGDGACGKTCLLIVFSKDQFPEVYVPTVFENYVADIEVDGKQVELALWDTAGQEDYDRLRPLSYPDTDVILMCFSVDSPDSLENIPEKWTPEVKHFCPNVPIILVGNKKDLRNDEHTRRELAKMKQEPVKSEEGRDMANRIGAYGCQECSAKTKDGVREVFEMATRAALQAKRRGKKNACMLL, encoded by the exons ATGGCTGCAATCAGGAAGAAGCTGGTGATAGTGGGAGACGGAGCGTGTGGGAAGACCTGCCTGCTGATCGTCTTCAGTAAAGACCAGTTCCCAGAGGTCTATGTGCCCACTGTGTTCGAGAACTATGTGGCTGACATCGAGGTCGACGGCAAACAG gtggAGTTAGCATTATGggacacagcaggacaggaggaCTATGACAGACTGAGACCTCTCTCCTACCCCGACACTGACGTTATACTCATGTGCTTCTCTGTAGACAGCCCAGATAGTTTAG agaaCATTCCAGAGAAGTGGACTCCGGAGGTGAAACACTTCTGTCCTAATGTTCCCATCATCCTCGTGGGCAACAAGAAGGACCTGAGGAACGACGAACACACACGCAGGGAGCTGGCCAAGATGAAACAG GAGCCAGTGAAGTCGGAGGAGGGCAGAGACATGGCTAACCGGATCGGTGCCTACGGCTGTCAGGAGTGCTCAGCTAAGACCAAGGACGGAGTCAGGGAGGTGTTTGAGATGGCCACCAGGGCGGCGCTACAGGCCAAGAGACGTGGAAAGAAGAACGCCTGCATGCTGTTATAG